From a region of the Tenggerimyces flavus genome:
- a CDS encoding iron chaperone, which translates to METEVLLKEPEMPETNFTAEERAAMKGRAKELRTASKRGAASKADGESDLLAAIDEMPPADRAMAERIHALVQQNAPDLVPRTWYGQPAWATQAGKVVCFFQATAKFKTRYATFGFNEPANLDDGTMWATSFALLDLSAADEKKLGALIKKAAG; encoded by the coding sequence TTGGAAACCGAAGTCCTGCTGAAGGAGCCCGAGATGCCCGAGACCAACTTCACCGCCGAGGAACGAGCCGCCATGAAGGGACGCGCCAAGGAGCTGAGGACGGCCTCGAAGCGTGGCGCGGCCAGCAAGGCCGACGGAGAGTCGGACCTGCTCGCGGCGATCGACGAGATGCCGCCCGCGGACCGCGCGATGGCCGAGCGCATCCACGCACTCGTCCAGCAGAACGCGCCGGACCTCGTGCCGCGGACCTGGTACGGGCAGCCCGCGTGGGCCACCCAGGCGGGCAAGGTCGTCTGCTTCTTCCAGGCCACGGCGAAGTTCAAGACCAGGTACGCGACGTTCGGCTTCAACGAGCCGGCGAACCTCGACGACGGCACGATGTGGGCGACCTCGTTCGCGCTGCTGGACCTCTCGGCCGCCGACGAGAAGAAGCTCGGCGCGCTCATCAAGAAGGCCGCTGGCTAG
- a CDS encoding MFS transporter — protein sequence MTATAAPAQHTERVPLKSWLAVTAVTLGTFLVVTVENLPMGLLTAIGAGLHVTDGQVGFMVTVSGLVAAVTAAVLPVAIKRVDRRLVLLGLILLAALANVVVAITPDYTVLIGARFLVGISIGGFWSLAAGIGVRLVPGHAVPRALSMVFFGAMAANVLGVPAGTLLGSLTHWRVAFASLAGLALVLLVALAILLPKLPATEPVRLRTLADQLRVPAVRVGVLATFLLVSGAYGAFTFVSPILQDISGVGPKAIGPLLLAYGLAGIAGNFLAGAAAARNTRGTIIAVSVLLAAVLALFPVVGGSPMNGTILLVLWGMAFGGLPVSVQTWILKAAPNATEAATGLNTSMFNLAIALGALLASSVVGAIAVSGVLWLAAALVVLTVVAMWRTASQRPS from the coding sequence ATGACCGCCACCGCAGCACCCGCCCAGCACACCGAACGCGTCCCGCTCAAGAGCTGGCTCGCCGTCACCGCCGTCACGCTCGGCACGTTCCTCGTCGTCACCGTCGAGAACCTGCCGATGGGCCTGCTCACCGCCATCGGCGCCGGCCTGCACGTGACCGACGGACAGGTCGGCTTCATGGTCACGGTCTCCGGCCTCGTCGCCGCCGTCACCGCCGCGGTCCTGCCCGTCGCGATCAAGCGCGTCGACCGCAGGCTCGTCCTGCTCGGCCTGATTCTCCTTGCGGCGTTGGCGAACGTCGTCGTCGCGATCACCCCCGACTACACGGTCCTGATCGGCGCGCGCTTCCTTGTCGGCATCAGCATCGGCGGCTTCTGGTCGCTCGCGGCCGGTATCGGCGTCCGCCTCGTTCCCGGCCACGCCGTGCCAAGAGCACTCTCGATGGTCTTCTTCGGCGCGATGGCGGCGAACGTCCTCGGCGTCCCCGCCGGCACCCTGCTCGGCAGCCTCACCCACTGGCGCGTCGCGTTCGCCTCGCTCGCCGGCCTCGCGCTCGTCCTCCTCGTGGCGCTGGCGATCCTGCTGCCGAAGCTCCCGGCCACCGAGCCCGTCCGGCTGCGGACGCTCGCCGATCAGCTCCGCGTGCCGGCCGTAAGGGTCGGCGTCCTCGCGACGTTCCTGCTGGTCAGCGGCGCGTACGGGGCGTTCACGTTCGTCAGCCCGATCCTGCAGGACATCTCCGGCGTCGGCCCGAAGGCGATCGGCCCGCTGCTGTTGGCGTACGGCCTCGCCGGCATCGCGGGCAACTTCCTCGCCGGTGCCGCCGCGGCCCGCAACACCCGCGGCACGATCATCGCGGTCAGCGTCCTGCTCGCCGCCGTTCTCGCGCTCTTCCCGGTCGTCGGTGGGAGCCCGATGAACGGCACGATTCTTCTTGTCCTGTGGGGAATGGCGTTCGGCGGCCTGCCCGTGAGCGTGCAGACCTGGATCCTCAAGGCCGCACCGAACGCGACCGAGGCGGCGACCGGGCTGAACACCTCGATGTTCAACCTCGCCATCGCCCTCGGCGCGCTGCTCGCCAGCTCCGTCGTCGGCGCGATCGCCGTCAGCGGCGTCCTGTGGCTGGCCGCGGCTCTCGTCGTCCTGACCGTCGTCGCCATGTGGCGGACAGCTAGCCAGCGGCCTTCTTGA
- a CDS encoding GNAT family N-acetyltransferase, with protein sequence MRIVPANEASADDVQLVFAGGDAARCQCQWFRSTPAEHRERSPAQRADLLQGQSHFGDPKAAGTTGLVAYLDDEPVGWCAVAPRSTYVRLLKSRLVWADRQEDPDDEDVWTVSCFVTRRGYRRRGVSYALARAAVEFAREL encoded by the coding sequence ATGAGGATCGTCCCCGCCAACGAGGCCTCCGCCGACGATGTGCAGCTGGTCTTCGCCGGTGGCGATGCCGCGCGGTGTCAGTGCCAGTGGTTCAGGTCGACGCCGGCCGAGCATCGAGAGAGATCGCCCGCCCAGCGCGCCGACCTACTCCAGGGGCAAAGCCACTTCGGCGATCCCAAGGCAGCGGGAACGACAGGCCTCGTCGCCTACCTCGACGACGAGCCGGTCGGCTGGTGCGCGGTCGCGCCGCGCTCGACGTACGTCCGCCTGCTCAAGAGCCGGCTGGTCTGGGCCGACCGCCAGGAAGATCCCGACGACGAGGACGTCTGGACGGTCAGCTGCTTCGTCACCCGCCGCGGCTACCGGCGGCGTGGAGTGTCGTACGCCCTGGCGCGGGCGGCCGTCGAGTTCGCCAGGGAGCTCTGA
- a CDS encoding anthrone oxygenase family protein, which yields MDVLRAVFLLAATLSMGLVAGVFGLYWHAVMPGLAKADDRTFVGAFQALDRGIMNPWFLLTNFVGALAFPLVAGLLLLGQPAFVWVVVAFVLYLVVFVMTIAINVPMNDALKAAGDPNQIDNAAARKAFNEARWVSSNNVRVVLSTVAFGLLAWALVVFGQS from the coding sequence ATGGATGTCTTGCGGGCCGTGTTCCTGCTGGCGGCGACGCTGTCGATGGGTCTGGTGGCGGGCGTGTTCGGCCTGTACTGGCACGCGGTCATGCCGGGTCTCGCGAAGGCCGACGACCGTACGTTCGTCGGTGCGTTCCAGGCGCTCGACCGCGGCATCATGAACCCCTGGTTCCTGCTGACGAACTTCGTCGGCGCCCTCGCCTTCCCGCTGGTCGCCGGCCTGCTGCTCCTCGGGCAGCCCGCGTTCGTCTGGGTCGTCGTGGCGTTCGTTCTGTACCTGGTCGTGTTCGTGATGACGATCGCCATCAACGTGCCGATGAACGACGCGCTGAAGGCCGCCGGTGATCCGAACCAGATCGACAACGCCGCCGCCCGCAAGGCCTTCAACGAGGCGCGCTGGGTGAGCTCGAACAACGTCCGCGTCGTGCTCTCGACGGTCGCGTTCGGCTTGCTGGCTTGGGCTCTCGTCGTGTTCGGCCAGTCATGA
- a CDS encoding MarR family winged helix-turn-helix transcriptional regulator, translated as MADHLDFVLDQWARERPDLDVSAMGVIGRLSRLSRLVGTELEKAFSAHGLDRGAFDMLATLRRSGPPFALTPAGLMRASMVTSGAITQRLDRLEARGWVTRTPSDSDGRGVVVALTDEGLALINAALPDHVANEERILASLSTEQRAQLAETLRQLLVALGDSPA; from the coding sequence TTGGCGGATCATTTGGACTTCGTGCTCGATCAGTGGGCGCGGGAACGCCCTGACCTGGACGTTTCGGCGATGGGCGTGATCGGGCGGCTGTCCCGGCTGTCGCGGCTGGTGGGGACGGAGCTGGAGAAGGCGTTCAGCGCGCACGGGCTCGACCGGGGCGCGTTCGACATGCTCGCGACCCTGCGGCGGAGCGGTCCGCCGTTCGCGCTGACGCCGGCCGGCCTGATGCGGGCGTCGATGGTGACGTCGGGCGCGATCACCCAGCGGCTGGACCGCCTGGAGGCTCGGGGTTGGGTGACGCGTACGCCGAGCGACTCCGACGGCCGCGGCGTGGTAGTCGCGCTGACCGACGAGGGCCTTGCCCTGATCAACGCGGCGCTACCCGACCACGTGGCGAACGAGGAGCGGATCCTCGCCTCGTTGTCCACTGAGCAGCGTGCCCAGCTGGCGGAGACTCTGCGCCAGCTACTGGTGGCGCTAGGGGACTCGCCGGCCTGA
- a CDS encoding MFS transporter: MRATPRTWAGLAVLLLAALLSSMDISVLFVAGPAITSALRPSPTEWLWALDVYGFVMAGLLIAMGSLGDRIGRRKVLLIGAALFGLSSVVLAYASSPELLIAARALMAVGGATLAPSTLSLIRGMFADARDRSVAVAAWNVAFAGGAIAGPILGGALLEYFWWGSVFLINVPVMVLLLVVGPLLIVESKSPERSSFDLVGAGLSMVAILSLVYSMKELARAGVGGVVLLTALVGVVAGTAFLRRQRQIAHPLIDLGLFRSRGFSVAIGTSTAVSLVMSGLGALAFPFLQSVHGLSPLESALWAVPTFVGVFAGAFLASHLAGRVHAAPLLGVGLVTMAAGLTVLASLRPTTGLATFLAGYNVLTLGSGLATTIATSLVLSTAPPAQAGAASGIAETSTSLGSSLGIAILGTIASLVVRSSLTTGLTTAALTSALLLIVVAAIGVLGLRREKTSGTVGR; encoded by the coding sequence ATGCGCGCGACTCCTCGCACCTGGGCCGGCCTCGCCGTTCTCCTGCTCGCCGCCCTGCTGAGCTCGATGGACATCTCGGTGCTGTTCGTCGCCGGCCCGGCGATCACGTCGGCGCTCCGGCCGTCGCCGACCGAGTGGCTGTGGGCATTGGACGTCTACGGGTTCGTGATGGCGGGGCTGCTGATCGCGATGGGCAGTCTCGGCGACCGGATCGGGCGGCGGAAGGTGCTGCTGATCGGGGCCGCGTTGTTCGGGCTGTCGTCGGTTGTGCTCGCGTACGCGTCCAGCCCGGAGCTGCTGATCGCGGCTCGGGCGCTGATGGCGGTCGGCGGTGCGACGCTGGCGCCTTCGACCCTCTCGTTGATCCGCGGGATGTTCGCCGACGCGCGCGATCGGAGCGTGGCGGTCGCCGCGTGGAACGTCGCGTTCGCGGGCGGGGCGATCGCGGGGCCGATCCTCGGCGGGGCGTTGCTCGAGTACTTCTGGTGGGGCTCGGTGTTCCTCATCAACGTGCCGGTGATGGTGCTGTTGCTGGTGGTCGGGCCGCTGTTGATCGTGGAGTCGAAGAGCCCGGAGCGGTCCTCGTTCGATCTCGTCGGGGCTGGCTTGTCGATGGTGGCGATCCTCAGCCTGGTGTACTCGATGAAGGAGCTCGCGCGGGCAGGAGTGGGCGGCGTCGTGCTGCTGACCGCCTTGGTGGGCGTCGTCGCGGGCACTGCGTTCCTTCGGCGGCAGCGGCAGATCGCGCATCCGTTGATCGACCTGGGGCTGTTCCGGTCGCGTGGCTTCTCGGTGGCGATCGGGACGAGTACCGCGGTCTCGTTGGTGATGTCGGGCCTTGGTGCGCTCGCGTTCCCATTCCTGCAGTCCGTGCACGGGCTGAGCCCGCTGGAGTCGGCGCTCTGGGCGGTGCCGACGTTCGTCGGTGTGTTCGCCGGCGCGTTCCTCGCATCCCACCTGGCCGGCCGCGTCCATGCCGCCCCGCTCCTTGGCGTTGGCCTGGTGACGATGGCCGCCGGACTGACCGTCCTCGCTTCGCTGCGGCCGACGACCGGGCTGGCCACGTTCCTCGCCGGCTACAACGTGTTGACGCTGGGCTCCGGGCTCGCGACGACCATCGCCACCTCGCTGGTGTTGAGCACCGCGCCGCCCGCCCAGGCCGGCGCCGCGTCCGGGATCGCCGAGACCAGCACGTCCCTCGGCTCCTCCCTGGGCATCGCGATCCTCGGCACGATCGCCAGCCTGGTCGTGCGATCGAGCCTCACCACCGGCCTGACCACCGCGGCCCTCACCAGCGCGCTCCTCCTCATCGTCGTCGCGGCGATCGGCGTTCTCGGGCTGCGGCGGGAGAAAACCAGCGGCACTGTCGGCCGATAG
- a CDS encoding GNAT family N-acetyltransferase has protein sequence MTDVRSATVEDWAEFWPMLKDMGSDDTAEVARPRYVELLADPRWGVLVASDGSRLIGYVSLQDYGPHLRIGSLHRIIRMHDLYVLPDERRRGIGTALLDAAKAWTAERGRYLEWQAGATTSAPFYKRLGYRGEPCPQPEYPTFVVDFANA, from the coding sequence ATGACCGACGTCCGTTCCGCCACGGTGGAGGACTGGGCGGAGTTCTGGCCGATGCTCAAGGACATGGGCTCGGACGACACGGCGGAGGTCGCGCGGCCGCGGTACGTCGAGCTGTTGGCCGATCCGCGCTGGGGCGTGCTGGTCGCGTCCGACGGGTCGCGGCTGATCGGCTACGTGTCCTTGCAGGACTACGGGCCGCACCTGCGGATCGGCAGCCTGCACCGGATCATCCGCATGCACGATCTGTACGTGCTGCCCGACGAGCGTCGCCGCGGCATCGGAACGGCGCTGCTCGACGCGGCGAAGGCGTGGACCGCCGAGCGTGGCCGCTACCTCGAGTGGCAGGCAGGCGCCACGACGTCCGCCCCGTTCTACAAGCGCCTCGGCTACCGCGGCGAGCCCTGCCCGCAGCCGGAGTACCCGACGTTCGTCGTCGACTTCGCCAACGCCTAG
- a CDS encoding GrpB family protein, producing MPFPDELVHDVKVHDYDPTWPAEFAKLAAELQATLGPLALAIEHIGSTSVPGLAAKDCIDITVLVASVDEPLLTERLTAAGYRLRPESWNRAEEANGVAYPKLVFAPPVGARSHNVHVRERSPAARTALLFRDFLRADDVARDGWGGFKQRLAQSVPDLYDYGQIKAPAWTVLMGAAERWAAETNWEAFR from the coding sequence GTGCCGTTTCCCGATGAGCTCGTCCACGACGTGAAGGTGCACGACTACGACCCGACCTGGCCGGCCGAGTTCGCCAAGCTGGCAGCCGAGCTCCAGGCCACGCTCGGCCCGCTCGCTTTGGCGATCGAGCACATCGGCTCGACGTCGGTTCCCGGCCTCGCGGCGAAGGACTGCATCGACATCACCGTGCTGGTCGCCAGCGTCGACGAGCCGCTGCTCACCGAACGGCTCACCGCCGCCGGTTACCGGCTGCGGCCGGAGTCGTGGAACCGCGCCGAGGAGGCGAACGGCGTCGCGTACCCCAAGCTGGTGTTCGCGCCGCCCGTCGGCGCGCGGAGCCACAACGTGCACGTCCGGGAACGCAGTCCCGCCGCCAGGACAGCGCTGCTCTTCCGCGACTTCCTGCGTGCTGACGATGTAGCGCGCGACGGGTGGGGCGGGTTCAAGCAGCGGTTGGCGCAGAGCGTTCCGGACCTGTACGACTACGGGCAGATCAAGGCGCCGGCGTGGACGGTGTTGATGGGGGCAGCCGAACGATGGGCCGCCGAGACGAACTGGGAGGCATTCCGATGA
- a CDS encoding TetR/AcrR family transcriptional regulator produces the protein MSQREDLLAAAKKLLVDKGYHRTTARDIATASGSHLASIGYHYGSKDALMTAAALEAQNEWGDAIDTAMAADGADAADRLSIAVDRLTASMAAQREVLVASIQTYAQAAYDDDIRSTLSAATAGARRNLAAGILGTEPENVDDDTTRSLGSVVHALIAGLSLQAFLDPATLPTGAQVAAAMRAITKEE, from the coding sequence ATGAGTCAACGCGAGGACCTGCTAGCGGCGGCGAAGAAGCTGCTGGTCGACAAGGGGTACCACCGCACGACCGCCCGCGACATCGCGACCGCGTCCGGGTCGCATCTGGCGTCGATCGGCTACCACTACGGGTCGAAGGACGCGCTGATGACCGCCGCGGCGCTCGAGGCGCAGAACGAGTGGGGCGACGCGATCGACACCGCGATGGCCGCGGACGGAGCGGATGCCGCCGACCGGCTCAGCATCGCCGTCGACCGCCTGACCGCGTCGATGGCCGCCCAGCGTGAGGTGCTGGTCGCGAGCATTCAGACCTACGCCCAGGCCGCGTACGACGACGACATCCGCTCCACGCTCAGTGCCGCGACCGCCGGGGCACGGCGCAACCTCGCCGCCGGCATCCTCGGCACCGAGCCGGAGAACGTCGACGACGACACCACGAGGAGCCTCGGTTCGGTGGTGCACGCCCTGATCGCGGGCCTGTCGCTGCAGGCGTTCCTCGACCCGGCGACGCTCCCCACCGGCGCTCAGGTCGCGGCGGCGATGCGGGCGATCACGAAGGAGGAATAG
- a CDS encoding phosphotransferase enzyme family protein — MPSIVAWVQEDFGIELEKLERIEHGADVAAAVWRGTAADGRAYAVKWSGGGSAAGLLVPALLASAGVRGITAPVRAGSGELSTERDGRRLSVVPWISDEHSFGAEMTEARWHSYGAVLAAVHAASVEVDLPRETYDHGRWTRAALELPEQFVGDHLVQRLADVWRTEAERIRVIVDQTNALGRELAAETVPFVLCHADPHRGNVLLTGDQAWLIDWDDAMFSPRERDLMFALSGVSFFGPSTEEERAWFFAGYGPVDVDERRVAYHHGVRALDDLVSWSEQALDPNDADREFALEIVQGLFTAGGLARRTPIRS; from the coding sequence ATGCCGAGCATCGTCGCGTGGGTCCAGGAAGACTTCGGGATCGAGCTGGAGAAGCTCGAACGCATCGAGCACGGCGCCGACGTGGCCGCGGCGGTGTGGCGAGGCACGGCAGCGGACGGGCGGGCGTACGCGGTCAAGTGGAGCGGCGGCGGTTCGGCCGCCGGGCTGCTCGTCCCCGCTCTGTTGGCCTCCGCCGGCGTGCGGGGCATCACCGCCCCGGTACGGGCTGGGTCAGGCGAACTGTCGACTGAACGCGACGGCCGCAGGCTGTCCGTCGTGCCGTGGATCTCCGACGAGCACTCGTTCGGCGCCGAGATGACCGAGGCTCGGTGGCACTCGTACGGCGCGGTGCTCGCCGCCGTCCACGCCGCCAGCGTCGAAGTGGACCTGCCGCGGGAGACGTACGACCACGGACGCTGGACCCGAGCCGCCCTCGAGCTCCCCGAACAGTTCGTCGGCGACCACCTTGTCCAACGGCTCGCGGACGTATGGCGCACCGAGGCCGAACGCATCCGCGTCATCGTCGACCAGACCAACGCCCTCGGCCGCGAGCTCGCTGCCGAAACCGTTCCCTTCGTGCTGTGTCATGCCGATCCGCACCGAGGCAACGTGCTGTTGACGGGCGACCAGGCCTGGCTGATCGACTGGGACGACGCGATGTTCTCGCCCCGCGAGCGCGACCTGATGTTCGCGCTGAGCGGCGTCTCGTTCTTCGGCCCGAGCACTGAGGAGGAACGCGCGTGGTTCTTCGCGGGCTACGGCCCGGTCGATGTCGACGAGCGACGAGTCGCCTACCACCACGGCGTACGTGCGCTGGACGACCTGGTCAGCTGGTCAGAACAGGCGCTCGACCCGAACGATGCCGATCGGGAGTTCGCCTTGGAGATCGTGCAGGGCTTGTTCACCGCCGGCGGACTCGCACGAAGAACGCCCATCCGTAGCTAG
- a CDS encoding alpha/beta fold hydrolase, producing the protein MITRGRTEHLAWVRTRDDVDTVFLHGFSDNADVWLPWFDQFPSRGSLAIDSRGHGQSGLPEDEGGASANAADVALVLGAQEIPAAGVVLIGHSMGAVTAAATAGQFPELVRAVVLEDPPFPTPPVPDATQRSVPEWFLAERARSLEERIENARARNPAWSDDEIEPQARSTGELDQRMFELPVEAPVAMSERLTRVTCPVLVIHGDVARGSTTSPEQAEALRNAAAGELTIAHVPDAGHNIRRDQRSAYLAVVNAFLDGL; encoded by the coding sequence ATGATCACGCGTGGCCGGACCGAGCATCTCGCCTGGGTGCGTACACGGGACGACGTGGACACCGTGTTCCTGCACGGGTTCAGCGACAACGCCGACGTGTGGCTGCCCTGGTTCGACCAGTTCCCGTCGCGCGGGTCGCTCGCGATCGACTCGCGCGGCCACGGCCAGTCCGGTCTGCCCGAGGACGAGGGCGGAGCGTCGGCGAACGCGGCCGATGTCGCGTTGGTCCTGGGTGCACAGGAGATTCCGGCTGCTGGCGTGGTGCTGATCGGTCACTCGATGGGCGCGGTCACGGCCGCCGCGACCGCCGGGCAGTTTCCGGAGCTCGTTCGCGCTGTGGTGCTGGAGGATCCGCCGTTCCCGACCCCGCCGGTGCCCGACGCGACCCAGCGCTCGGTGCCCGAATGGTTCCTCGCCGAACGCGCCCGGTCGTTGGAGGAACGGATCGAGAACGCTCGCGCCAGAAACCCGGCCTGGTCCGACGACGAGATCGAGCCGCAGGCCCGGTCGACCGGCGAGCTCGACCAGCGGATGTTCGAGCTGCCGGTGGAGGCACCGGTCGCGATGAGCGAACGGCTGACCCGCGTCACCTGCCCCGTCCTGGTGATCCACGGGGACGTCGCGCGCGGCTCGACGACCTCGCCTGAGCAGGCGGAGGCGTTGCGGAACGCCGCCGCCGGCGAGCTGACCATCGCCCACGTTCCGGACGCCGGGCACAACATTCGCCGCGACCAGCGCTCGGCGTACCTGGCCGTGGTGAACGCCTTCCTCGACGGTCTCTAG
- a CDS encoding ISL3 family transposase: MTWSETSELIRPRRCMTERAVAEAVRRVGQDQSAVATVAAEFGVSWGTVNTAVVAAAKALRRPPEARAVTAVGVDEHVFGARGPVQWMRFCTTIVDVGRGKLLDVLPGRTGRIVSDWFAHRDPAWRAGIQAAVCDPLRSYRSGLRTGLPQASVVLDAFHLVKLGTDTTELVRRRVQFDQLGRRGRKGDPLHDTLRLLRSKPEAFTPDGHRATRLRTVLLDHDPTGQVGATWEIAHRLRHLYQRVDTTARQRFPNKTRVTARLDRLIADARYYAHHDDIPELATLANTLTEWRDPILARADHPYASNGPTEGTNTIIKKIKRIGFGFRSFTNYRARILLACADIDWPPKPAATHIRHRTPRLAA; encoded by the coding sequence GTGACGTGGTCTGAGACGAGTGAGCTGATTCGGCCGCGGCGGTGTATGACCGAGCGGGCGGTGGCCGAGGCGGTGCGCCGGGTCGGTCAGGACCAGTCCGCGGTGGCGACGGTGGCCGCGGAGTTCGGTGTGTCGTGGGGCACGGTCAACACCGCCGTCGTGGCCGCCGCGAAGGCGCTGCGCCGGCCACCGGAGGCGCGTGCGGTGACCGCGGTCGGCGTCGATGAGCACGTGTTCGGGGCCCGTGGGCCGGTGCAGTGGATGCGGTTCTGCACCACCATCGTCGACGTCGGCCGCGGGAAGCTGCTCGATGTGCTGCCGGGCCGCACCGGCCGGATCGTGTCCGACTGGTTCGCCCACCGGGACCCGGCCTGGCGGGCCGGTATCCAGGCCGCGGTGTGTGATCCGCTGCGCTCCTACCGGTCCGGGCTACGGACCGGGCTGCCGCAGGCCAGCGTGGTGCTCGACGCCTTCCACCTGGTCAAACTCGGCACCGACACGACCGAACTGGTCCGCCGCCGGGTCCAGTTCGACCAACTCGGCCGCCGCGGCCGCAAGGGCGACCCCCTGCACGACACACTGCGGCTGCTGCGCAGCAAACCCGAGGCCTTCACCCCCGACGGACACCGCGCCACCCGACTGCGCACCGTCCTACTCGACCACGACCCCACCGGCCAGGTCGGCGCCACCTGGGAGATCGCCCACCGCCTCCGCCACCTCTACCAACGCGTCGACACCACGGCGAGGCAGCGTTTCCCCAACAAAACAAGGGTCACCGCACGCCTTGACCGGCTCATCGCCGACGCCCGCTACTACGCCCACCACGACGACATCCCCGAACTAGCGACCCTGGCGAACACCCTCACCGAGTGGCGCGACCCCATCCTCGCCCGAGCCGACCACCCCTACGCCAGCAACGGCCCCACCGAAGGCACCAACACCATCATCAAGAAGATCAAACGCATCGGCTTCGGCTTCCGCAGCTTCACCAACTACCGCGCCCGCATCCTCCTCGCCTGCGCCGACATAGACTGGCCACCCAAACCCGCAGCCACCCACATCAGACACCGCACACCACGCTTGGCTGCGTAG
- a CDS encoding serine hydrolase domain-containing protein produces MTAPDAETLAEVLSYYDTLLSFGQRYFREPGVQVAVYADGGIAYEAAFGQANVENGTPLTERHLFRVASHSKSVTAVAVLQLVERGVLRLDDQAGAHVKELDGTAAGRLTLRDLLSHGSGLTRNGPEADYWQLETPFPSRDLLLGWLADASSNVIEDNVRFKYSNIGYGLLGLVLEATGNPFGEHVRTEIAGKLGLNDLTAELDTARRAEYATGYSALAFGDRVPLDNVGTDALAAATGVSSTARDLATFFAALLPGDERLLTEASKRQLGHPLWATGRGDDQRYALGLHVLRIGEHELLGHGGLYPGHTSRTLVDPERKLVVSVLVNAVDGNPVRYVQQPFKLLDLAASRSRGSADLGRFAGRFGNIFGIGDIALLGGQLYWLSPDQEDPTAEAASLEPDGDTLRVTGGSGYGAYGESFRYTFEAGKATSVRSADGMLVRSPIPPS; encoded by the coding sequence GTGACCGCGCCCGATGCTGAGACGCTCGCCGAAGTTCTCTCGTACTACGACACCCTCCTCTCGTTCGGGCAGCGGTACTTCCGCGAGCCCGGCGTCCAGGTCGCCGTGTACGCCGACGGCGGGATCGCCTACGAGGCGGCCTTCGGCCAGGCGAACGTGGAGAACGGCACTCCGCTCACCGAGCGGCATCTGTTCCGCGTCGCCTCGCACTCCAAGTCCGTGACCGCGGTCGCCGTTCTCCAGCTCGTCGAACGCGGCGTCCTCCGCCTCGACGACCAGGCCGGCGCGCACGTGAAGGAGCTCGACGGCACCGCGGCCGGGCGGCTGACCCTCCGCGACCTGCTCTCGCACGGCAGCGGCCTCACCAGGAACGGGCCCGAAGCCGACTACTGGCAGCTCGAGACGCCGTTCCCCTCCCGCGACCTGCTGCTCGGCTGGCTCGCCGACGCGAGCTCGAACGTGATCGAGGACAACGTCCGGTTCAAGTACTCCAACATCGGCTACGGGCTGCTCGGCCTCGTCCTCGAGGCGACCGGCAACCCGTTCGGCGAGCACGTCCGCACCGAGATCGCCGGCAAGCTCGGCCTGAACGACCTGACCGCCGAGCTCGACACAGCCCGCCGCGCCGAGTACGCCACCGGGTACTCCGCGCTCGCGTTCGGCGACCGCGTCCCGCTCGACAACGTCGGAACGGACGCCCTCGCCGCCGCGACCGGCGTCTCCAGCACCGCCCGCGACCTCGCCACGTTCTTCGCCGCACTCCTGCCCGGCGACGAGCGGCTGCTCACCGAGGCATCCAAGCGGCAGCTCGGCCACCCGCTGTGGGCGACCGGCAGGGGCGACGACCAGCGGTACGCGCTGGGCCTGCACGTCCTCCGCATCGGCGAGCACGAGCTGCTCGGGCACGGCGGCCTCTACCCCGGGCACACCAGCCGGACGCTCGTCGATCCCGAGCGGAAGCTGGTCGTCTCGGTGCTGGTCAACGCGGTGGACGGCAACCCGGTGCGGTACGTCCAGCAGCCGTTCAAACTGCTCGACCTCGCCGCGTCGCGGTCACGCGGGTCTGCCGACCTGGGCCGCTTCGCCGGCCGGTTCGGGAACATCTTCGGCATCGGCGACATCGCGTTGCTCGGCGGGCAGCTGTACTGGCTCAGCCCCGACCAGGAGGACCCCACCGCCGAGGCCGCGTCGCTCGAACCCGACGGTGACACGTTGCGTGTGACGGGCGGCTCTGGCTACGGCGCGTACGGCGAGTCGTTCCGCTACACGTTCGAGGCCGGCAAGGCCACCTCGGTGCGGTCCGCCGACGGGATGCTTGTGCGGTCGCCTATTCCTCCTTCGTGA